Proteins encoded within one genomic window of Episyrphus balteatus chromosome 1, idEpiBalt1.1, whole genome shotgun sequence:
- the LOC129905927 gene encoding putative fatty acyl-CoA reductase CG5065 isoform X2 translates to MAQLTPVQEYYKGKTVFITGASGFMGKVLLEKLLYSCSELKEVIIMMRPKRGKVPESRLDEMFKIPIFQRIKEEKPEVLKKVTLVQGDVTFDTLGLNGDNLKLITNNTNIVFHMAATLKLEGNLKDAIDMNTTGTKRVLDIAKNMPNLEALIHVSTAFCNCDQEVMYEKVYEFPHKPEDLIRLAEWMDVKMLDNITPELLKPHPNTYTYSKRLAEILVRDHYPTLPVIIARPSIVSPSAYEPLPGWVDNLNGPTGLMVGAGKGVIRSILVDKTNLSEVIPVDYAINGLVVIPYFFNKDKKPDSIPIYNMTNADHRKVPWGHVIETSQNIGYQYPLNMGLWYPDPCITTNQLYHKINTILFHWLPAIFIDFLLLIFGQKRFMIRVHKKIATGLEVLQFFTLKKWTFKSENYAALWKDLGKKDKEIFNMDMDSEVSEEEYMIRCAMGGRQFLLKEKNEDLPKARLHLKIAYVVDRLCKTLIVGGLIYWLLSATGIWGVIFG, encoded by the exons ATGGCACAATTGACCCCAGTACAAGAGTACTATAAAGGAAAGACTGTCTTCATTACTGGAGCGTCTGGATTTATGGGCAAAGTTCTATTGGAGAAGCTTTTGTATTCATGCTCGGAACTGAAAGAGGTCATTATTATGATGCGCCCTAAAAGGGGTAAGGTCCCTGAGTCAAGACTTGATGAGATGTTCAAAATTCCA ATCTTCCAAAGGATCAAGGAGGAAAAACCTGAGGTCTTAAAGAAGGTGACATTAGTTCAAGGAGATGTTACTTTTGACA CTCTTGGCCTCAATGGAGACAATTTGAAATTGAttaccaacaacaccaacataGTTTTTCACATGGCTGCCACTTTGAAGCTTGAGGGAAACCTTAAGGATGCCATCGACATGAATACCACTGGAACCAAACGTGTTCTAGACATTGCCAAAAACATGCCCAACTTGGAGGCTTTGATTCACGTCTCAACGGCCTTCTGTAACTGCGATCAAGAGGTCATGTACGAAAAGGTCTACGAGTTTCCCCATAAACCAGAAGATCTAATCCGTTTGGCCGAATGGATGGATGTAAAAATGTTGGACAACATTACACCCGAACTATTGAAACCCCATCCAAATACCTACACCTACTCAAAGAGATTGGCAGAAATTTTGGTTCGTGATCATTATCCAACTTTGCCAGTGATTATAGCTAGACCCAGTATTG TGTCTCCATCGGCCTATGAGCCCCTCCCCGGATGGGTGGACAACCTAAACGGCCCTACCGGACTCATGGTTGGTGCCGGAAAAG GAGTCATTCGTTCGATTTTAGTTGACAAAACAAACTTGTCAGAAGTTATTCCTGTGGATTATGCCATCAATGGTTTGGTTGTTATTCCTTATTTCTTCAATAAGGATAAGAA gccCGACTCAATTCCAATTTACAACATGACAAACGCCGATCACCGCAAGGTACCATGGGGCCATGTTATTGAGACTAGTCAAAATATTGGTTATCAATATCCTCTTAACATGGGCCTTTGGTATCCTGATCCTTGCATCACAACAAATCAATTATACCACAAAATCAATACTATACTCTTCCATTGGCTGCCAGCGATATTTATTGACTTTTTGTTGTTGATATTCGGACAAAAGAGatt cATGATAAGagtacacaaaaaaattgcTACTGGTTTGGAAGTTCTACAAttctttacattgaaaaaatgGACATTTAAGTCTGAAAATTATGCAGCGCTGTGGAAAGATTTAGGGAAAAAAGACAAAGAAAT atttaatATGGATATGGATTCTGAAGTCAGTGAAGAGGAATACATGATTCGATGTGCTATGGGAGGTCGTCAATTTTTGCTCAAAGAGAAAAATGAAGATCTGCCTAAAGCTAGGTTGCACCTTAAGAT aGCGTATGTTGTGGATCGTCTTTGCAAGACTCTAATCGTTGGTGGACTTATCTATTGGTTGCTTAGTGCAACAGGAATTTGGGGAGTTATATTTGGGTAG